A genomic segment from Bacillus cereus G9842 encodes:
- a CDS encoding MDR family MFS transporter, translated as MVEKNNKLGFVVAGLLLGILMASMDNTIVVTAMGTIVGDLGGLENFVWVVSAYMVAEMAGMPIFGKLSDMYGRKRFFIFGLIVFMIGSALCGTAENITQLGIYRAIQGIGGGALVPIAFTIVFDIFPPEKRGKMGGLFGAVFGLSSIFGPLLGAYITDYISWHWVFYINLPLGVLALIFITFFYKESRVHRKQKIDWFGAITLVGAVVSLMFALELGGQKYDWDSNFILSLFGGFAILIIAFIFIERKVEEPIISFEMFKQRLFGMSTIIALCYGAAFMSATVYIPLFIQGVYGGTATNSGLLLLPMMLGSVVTAQLGGFLTTKLSYRNIMIISAVIMLIGLFLLSTLTPETSRVLLTVYMIIIGFGVGFSFSVLSMAAIHNFGMEQRGSATSTSNFIRSLGMTLGITIFGMIQRTGFQDQLEEVFKGMSGGMNTNTLGDSRAILSESARSQIPPQILDKVIDALSSSIVQTFMWVLVPAGLAFIFIFFMGNERMVIKKERTNK; from the coding sequence ATGGTTGAGAAGAATAATAAGCTCGGCTTTGTTGTAGCGGGCTTATTGCTAGGTATTTTAATGGCATCAATGGATAATACCATTGTCGTTACAGCGATGGGAACAATCGTTGGTGATTTAGGAGGCCTTGAAAACTTTGTATGGGTCGTTTCTGCCTATATGGTCGCAGAAATGGCAGGTATGCCGATATTCGGAAAACTATCAGATATGTATGGTAGAAAGAGGTTCTTTATTTTCGGTTTAATCGTCTTTATGATTGGTTCGGCACTTTGTGGTACTGCTGAAAATATTACACAGTTAGGGATTTATCGTGCCATTCAAGGTATTGGCGGCGGGGCATTAGTGCCGATCGCGTTTACTATCGTTTTTGATATTTTCCCTCCTGAAAAGCGTGGGAAAATGGGTGGTTTATTCGGAGCAGTATTTGGTTTATCAAGTATTTTTGGTCCGTTGCTTGGTGCGTATATTACAGATTACATAAGCTGGCACTGGGTATTTTATATTAACTTACCGCTTGGCGTTTTAGCACTTATTTTTATTACATTCTTTTATAAAGAGTCAAGAGTTCATAGAAAGCAAAAAATTGATTGGTTTGGCGCAATTACTTTAGTTGGAGCAGTAGTTTCTTTAATGTTTGCGCTTGAACTTGGCGGACAAAAGTATGATTGGGATTCTAACTTTATTTTAAGTTTATTTGGTGGATTCGCTATTTTAATTATTGCATTCATTTTTATTGAACGTAAAGTAGAAGAACCGATCATTTCATTTGAGATGTTTAAACAACGTTTGTTCGGAATGAGTACAATTATTGCTTTATGTTACGGAGCTGCGTTTATGTCAGCAACTGTATACATTCCATTATTCATTCAAGGTGTATACGGTGGCACTGCAACAAACTCGGGATTATTACTTTTACCAATGATGTTAGGCTCAGTCGTAACAGCGCAGTTAGGTGGGTTTTTAACGACAAAGCTTAGCTACCGAAACATTATGATCATTTCTGCGGTTATTATGCTAATTGGACTATTTTTATTAAGCACATTAACGCCAGAAACAAGTCGTGTATTATTAACAGTGTATATGATTATTATCGGATTTGGAGTCGGCTTCTCATTCTCTGTACTAAGTATGGCAGCTATTCACAACTTCGGTATGGAACAGCGCGGATCTGCGACTTCGACGAGTAATTTCATTCGTTCATTAGGTATGACACTTGGTATTACAATCTTCGGAATGATCCAAAGAACAGGTTTCCAAGATCAATTAGAAGAAGTATTTAAAGGCATGAGCGGGGGAATGAATACAAACACATTAGGGGATTCAAGAGCCATTTTATCAGAATCGGCAAGATCTCAAATCCCTCCGCAAATATTAGATAAGGTTATTGATGCTCTTTCTAGTTCAATTGTTCAAACATTCATGTGGGTATTGGTACCAGCTGGATTAGCATTCATATTCATTTTCTTTATGGGAAATGAGCGCATGGTAATTAAGAAAGA
- a CDS encoding bactofilin family protein, which produces MRTDNLIINGYGSSNGGEFHKVQLNGKGTVNGNVECEQFECNGYGAVTGDLKSSSARISGSGKVDGTVHAETMRIDGKATITQDVKANSLKIAGKGTIGGNVTGEEFKVNGQATIDGNCEVDTFSSEGQFTIGGLLSADEININIHGTCRAKEIGGQTIKVKHRLSTFSRLFKSVFGMQLEAELLEGDNIDIDYAHIRTVRGNNVTVGPNCEIELIEYTGVLTVDKSANVKEIKQI; this is translated from the coding sequence ATGCGTACAGATAATTTGATTATAAATGGTTACGGTTCATCCAATGGCGGCGAGTTTCATAAAGTACAATTAAACGGAAAAGGAACTGTGAATGGAAATGTTGAATGTGAGCAATTTGAATGTAACGGTTACGGTGCAGTTACTGGCGATTTGAAAAGTAGCAGTGCACGAATTAGCGGATCTGGTAAAGTCGATGGCACAGTTCATGCTGAAACGATGCGAATTGATGGGAAAGCAACAATTACGCAAGATGTAAAGGCAAACAGTTTGAAAATTGCAGGAAAAGGTACGATAGGTGGAAATGTCACTGGTGAAGAATTTAAGGTCAATGGTCAAGCTACAATTGACGGTAATTGTGAAGTGGATACTTTTTCTTCAGAAGGACAATTTACAATTGGCGGATTATTAAGCGCTGATGAAATAAATATTAATATTCACGGTACATGTCGAGCGAAAGAAATTGGTGGTCAAACGATTAAAGTAAAGCATAGACTAAGTACTTTTAGTAGGCTGTTTAAATCAGTATTTGGTATGCAATTAGAGGCTGAACTATTAGAAGGTGACAATATCGATATTGATTATGCTCACATAAGAACGGTAAGAGGAAATAATGTTACGGTAGGACCGAACTGTGAGATTGAACTAATCGAATATACGGGTGTTCTTACTGTTGATAAAAGCGCAAATGTAAAAGAAATTAAGCAGATTTAA
- a CDS encoding YhbD family protein, translated as MSTDLISKKDLLELTGISYGQLYRWKRKNLIPEDWFVRKSTFTGQETFFPKEKILERIDKIQTMKEDLSLDELANMFSPSVREILLTKEDILRKEIASEPVLQFFIEQTNKTAEFQFVDILYVYMLEELLQSGEISLEEGKMVLQVLRENYETIKHKTCDLIVVRKLGISTCLLVSNVDDLIFEKGTKIVLREAIMKYTEALKTKLL; from the coding sequence TTGAGTACAGATTTAATTTCAAAAAAAGATTTATTAGAACTAACTGGTATTTCATACGGACAGTTATATAGGTGGAAGAGAAAAAATTTAATACCGGAAGATTGGTTTGTACGAAAGTCAACATTCACGGGTCAAGAGACATTTTTTCCGAAAGAAAAGATATTAGAGCGCATCGATAAGATCCAAACGATGAAAGAGGATTTATCACTTGATGAACTAGCGAATATGTTTTCACCGAGTGTGAGAGAAATTCTTTTAACAAAGGAAGACATTTTACGTAAGGAGATTGCATCAGAACCAGTTTTACAATTTTTCATAGAACAAACGAATAAAACAGCAGAGTTTCAATTTGTAGATATTCTTTATGTGTACATGTTAGAAGAATTACTACAATCGGGAGAGATTAGTTTAGAAGAAGGAAAAATGGTCTTGCAAGTTTTACGTGAAAATTATGAAACAATTAAACATAAAACTTGTGATTTAATCGTTGTCCGAAAATTAGGGATTTCTACATGTTTATTAGTTTCAAACGTGGACGATTTAATTTTTGAAAAAGGCACTAAAATCGTTTTACGCGAAGCGATTATGAAATATACCGAAGCATTAAAAACTAAATTGTTGTAG
- a CDS encoding SgrR family transcriptional regulator yields MFILDQYIELWSAYGKGEKEGEQLEVTVQNISETLFCTERNSKLIIKKLDELNWIKWFPGRGRGNRSKLIFQKDPISLILDRGKEITKKGDVKSGSIFVERYSSHFPLVKEEYHSWVDSIFGHKIEMTSEGRRDVLRLQVQMNLDITLDPVYATMRSECHMVKHIFDTLVYVDGNTNIIEPRLAFHWEYNDAEKIWTFYLRKGVHFHNGKQLTAHDVIYSLNRFMKLENNAHAWMLQHVESIRSVDDYVVEIQLHTENRMFLHMLSAEQCSIVNKDEAGELIGTGPFQLYKSNENLFILEGHPLYFRERPFLDRVELWNVEQGVSTYDVLVKAQYKDKEKHNKELSRLESNVTYITCNHTKEGPMQDELFRKALYKIIHGYTIVQELGGERGEVAQKLILAGESIVEIEEDVESLIKRSTYHNEVLQLYTFTGRDHVEDAQWIQKECVKYGIRVENNFLDIEELLEVSTIQKADMMHDSATISERIEDSLLYMFLTKNSFIHGQSSMDFHEKLSPYFKQEELEKRVTLLRDIEDTLLRQIHIIPLYRNKQEVSTHEKVQNIMINSQGWIDFYNIWFKS; encoded by the coding sequence ATGTTTATTTTAGATCAATACATTGAACTATGGAGTGCTTATGGAAAAGGGGAAAAAGAGGGAGAACAATTGGAAGTAACAGTGCAAAATATATCTGAAACATTATTTTGTACAGAGCGTAATAGTAAATTAATTATAAAAAAATTAGATGAGTTAAATTGGATCAAGTGGTTTCCAGGTCGCGGCAGAGGAAATCGTTCTAAGTTAATATTTCAAAAGGACCCGATATCTTTAATTTTAGATAGAGGAAAAGAAATAACGAAAAAAGGGGATGTGAAAAGCGGGAGCATATTTGTGGAACGCTATAGCTCACATTTTCCATTAGTAAAGGAAGAATATCACTCCTGGGTGGATTCAATATTTGGTCATAAGATTGAAATGACATCTGAAGGGAGAAGAGATGTACTCCGGTTGCAAGTACAAATGAATTTAGATATCACATTAGATCCTGTATACGCTACAATGCGTTCAGAATGCCATATGGTAAAACATATATTCGATACACTCGTGTATGTAGACGGTAATACAAACATTATAGAGCCAAGACTTGCATTTCACTGGGAATATAATGATGCTGAAAAAATATGGACGTTTTATTTACGAAAAGGAGTTCACTTTCATAATGGAAAACAACTTACTGCACATGATGTTATATACTCATTGAATCGATTTATGAAGCTGGAAAATAATGCACACGCATGGATGTTACAACACGTTGAAAGTATTCGTTCAGTGGATGACTACGTTGTCGAAATTCAATTACATACGGAAAATCGAATGTTTTTACATATGCTAAGTGCAGAACAGTGTTCTATCGTGAATAAAGATGAAGCAGGAGAGCTAATTGGAACAGGGCCTTTTCAATTATATAAAAGTAATGAAAATTTGTTCATTTTAGAAGGTCATCCTTTATATTTTCGTGAAAGACCTTTTTTAGATCGTGTTGAGTTGTGGAATGTAGAACAAGGTGTAAGTACATACGATGTTTTAGTAAAGGCGCAGTATAAAGATAAAGAAAAACATAATAAAGAATTGTCTCGGCTTGAGTCGAACGTGACATATATAACATGTAATCATACGAAAGAAGGACCAATGCAAGATGAGTTATTTCGGAAAGCATTATATAAAATCATTCATGGTTATACAATCGTTCAAGAACTCGGCGGAGAACGTGGAGAAGTGGCACAGAAACTAATATTAGCAGGTGAAAGCATTGTAGAGATTGAGGAAGATGTAGAAAGTTTAATTAAAAGGAGTACTTATCATAATGAAGTGCTACAACTCTACACATTTACAGGACGAGATCATGTTGAAGATGCACAATGGATACAAAAAGAGTGTGTGAAGTACGGGATTCGTGTAGAAAATAATTTTCTTGACATAGAAGAGCTATTGGAAGTAAGTACGATACAAAAGGCCGATATGATGCATGATAGTGCCACAATAAGTGAACGAATAGAAGATAGTCTATTATATATGTTTCTTACAAAAAATAGTTTTATTCATGGACAAAGCAGCATGGACTTTCATGAAAAGTTGTCTCCTTATTTTAAACAAGAAGAATTAGAGAAAAGAGTTACACTGTTACGCGATATTGAGGATACTTTGTTACGTCAAATTCATATTATTCCTTTATATCGTAATAAACAAGAGGTAAGTACACATGAAAAAGTCCAAAATATAATGATTAATTCACAAGGTTGGATTGATTTTTATAATATTTGGTTTAAATCTTGA
- a CDS encoding MDR family MFS transporter codes for MNYLLLRYNKPIFIRLCGELLTRTTESMLAIIMIIYVNKMLNGNVIITMLIFGLQPLSDILFTLIAGGITDKYGRKKIMLLGLLLQSVAIGSFVFAQSVFIFALLYVINGIGRSLYIPAQRAQIADLTKKEQQAEIFALLQTMGAIGSVVGPLIGASFYNTHPEYLFIVQSVTLTIYAVVVWTQLPETVPPISMSKQTVEASSPKQFIFKHYAIFGLMVSTLPISFFYAQTETNYRIFAEHVFLNLVFILAFISTCKAILEIILQIFLVKWSERFSMAKIILISYACYTIAAVGFSYSTTILSLFFTLLFLVIGESIALNHLLRFVSEIAPHDKRGLYFSIYGIHWDISRTCGPVIGAVLLSKLNGSMLFYICASFLLVGGIVQALFVQNLERKKIANQPTHNL; via the coding sequence TTGAATTATCTCTTACTTCGTTACAATAAACCTATTTTTATTAGACTGTGTGGTGAATTATTAACCAGAACGACTGAATCTATGTTAGCTATCATTATGATTATTTACGTCAATAAAATGTTAAACGGCAATGTAATAATAACTATGCTGATTTTCGGATTACAGCCACTTTCAGACATTTTATTTACACTTATTGCTGGAGGAATTACTGATAAATATGGCCGGAAAAAGATTATGTTACTCGGCTTATTGCTACAAAGTGTTGCAATCGGTAGTTTCGTTTTCGCTCAATCCGTTTTTATATTTGCACTGTTATATGTCATTAATGGCATTGGCCGTTCCTTATATATTCCGGCTCAACGTGCACAAATTGCTGATTTAACAAAAAAAGAGCAGCAAGCAGAAATTTTTGCTCTCCTACAAACGATGGGAGCAATTGGATCCGTAGTCGGCCCTTTAATCGGTGCAAGTTTTTATAATACTCACCCAGAATATTTATTTATCGTGCAAAGTGTAACCCTTACGATATATGCCGTTGTTGTTTGGACCCAGCTCCCAGAAACCGTTCCACCAATAAGTATGTCAAAACAAACAGTTGAGGCAAGTTCACCAAAGCAATTTATTTTTAAACATTACGCCATATTCGGTCTTATGGTTTCTACACTTCCTATTAGCTTTTTTTATGCACAAACTGAGACGAATTATCGTATTTTCGCAGAACATGTATTTCTTAATCTCGTATTCATACTCGCATTTATTTCAACATGTAAAGCCATTTTGGAAATCATTCTACAAATCTTCCTCGTAAAATGGTCTGAACGATTTTCTATGGCGAAAATCATTCTTATTTCTTACGCCTGCTATACAATAGCTGCAGTTGGCTTTAGTTATTCAACGACGATATTGTCGTTATTCTTCACCTTACTCTTTTTAGTCATTGGAGAAAGTATTGCTCTAAACCATTTATTACGATTCGTTTCAGAAATTGCACCTCATGATAAACGTGGTTTATATTTTTCAATTTACGGTATACACTGGGATATATCTCGAACGTGTGGACCAGTTATTGGTGCAGTTTTATTAAGTAAGTTAAATGGAAGTATGCTGTTTTATATTTGCGCTAGTTTCTTATTAGTTGGAGGTATTGTACAAGCGTTATTTGTTCAAAATTTGGAACGAAAAAAAATCGCAAACCAGCCTACACATAATTTATAA
- a CDS encoding YjgB family protein, whose amino-acid sequence MMKIYLKIVMLFLVFTCMFALAACKETDEKNETNPTLENNKNKQSNSSEEQKNLETKPSNEKTTKPSTEPDSKNRTFNQKSINHIKDLFELAKEGKVPNVPFGAHTGDIEEIEKAWGKANKTEQAGNGMYATFTNKNVVFGFNKGSQVFDVRSYHAELKSITLQEIEKVLGKPSSVKGNGGDKIYVYKVNNQYELKFVIPKSTGNVDHISVFSPEDSINKMAG is encoded by the coding sequence ATGATGAAAATATATTTAAAAATAGTTATGTTATTTTTGGTGTTTACATGTATGTTTGCGCTAGCCGCATGTAAAGAGACAGACGAAAAAAACGAAACAAATCCAACTTTGGAAAATAATAAAAATAAACAAAGTAATTCTTCAGAAGAACAGAAAAATCTTGAAACAAAACCAAGTAATGAAAAAACAACAAAACCATCAACTGAGCCAGATTCGAAAAATAGAACATTTAATCAAAAATCAATTAACCACATTAAAGATTTGTTTGAATTAGCAAAAGAAGGAAAAGTACCTAATGTACCATTTGGAGCCCATACAGGGGATATTGAAGAAATAGAAAAAGCATGGGGGAAAGCGAATAAAACCGAACAAGCAGGGAACGGAATGTACGCAACTTTTACAAATAAAAATGTTGTTTTTGGATTTAATAAAGGGTCACAAGTTTTTGATGTACGCTCATATCATGCAGAACTAAAATCGATTACATTACAAGAAATTGAAAAAGTGTTAGGAAAACCATCTTCAGTTAAAGGGAATGGTGGAGACAAAATATATGTATACAAAGTAAATAACCAGTATGAGTTAAAATTTGTCATTCCAAAATCGACTGGTAATGTAGATCATATTTCCGTGTTTTCACCAGAGGATAGTATTAATAAAATGGCAGGATAA
- a CDS encoding GlsB/YeaQ/YmgE family stress response membrane protein, which translates to MIWSLIVGGLLGWFASLITGRDVPGGVIGNIIAGIIGSWIGTKLLGSFGPVIGGFAIIPALIGAVILIFIVSFLLRAMRK; encoded by the coding sequence ATGATTTGGTCTTTAATCGTTGGTGGTTTATTAGGATGGTTTGCAAGCTTAATTACTGGAAGGGATGTACCAGGTGGTGTAATTGGTAATATTATTGCTGGTATTATCGGTTCTTGGATTGGTACGAAATTACTTGGTAGTTTCGGTCCTGTAATAGGCGGATTTGCAATCATTCCTGCTTTAATTGGTGCGGTTATTTTGATTTTCATTGTGAGTTTTTTACTACGAGCAATGCGGAAATGA
- a CDS encoding nucleoside hydrolase, whose amino-acid sequence MRIVNKKIIFFGDFGIDDAVALIYANKTCKLDILGIVAEYGNVSREIVTENVYFLERYYATHVKIIEGASRPMTAEEPLFFPEIHGDHGLGPINPPEMRICKRENFCELIKLIEPCPEDIIIVATGRLTTLATLFLLYPNIMDRICSYYIMGGAFLFPGNVTPVSEANFYGDPIAANIVMKYAKNASIYPLNVTQGALITPEMANIIDKQGTGQAKLIKPMIDFYYENFYKKEYPGIGGSPIHDLLPFVSFINDSIFEYKKSAVWISTTNDVTRGQSVADFRKIAEPTRFDGRPIQRIAVGFNYPAFKEEFMRTILKPDCP is encoded by the coding sequence GTGAGAATAGTTAATAAGAAAATCATCTTTTTTGGAGACTTTGGTATTGATGACGCCGTAGCGTTAATTTATGCAAATAAAACATGTAAATTAGATATTCTAGGTATTGTTGCAGAGTACGGGAATGTATCACGAGAAATCGTTACGGAAAATGTTTATTTTTTAGAAAGGTACTATGCTACACATGTAAAAATTATTGAAGGTGCGAGTAGGCCGATGACAGCTGAAGAACCTTTGTTTTTCCCTGAAATCCATGGGGATCACGGTTTAGGTCCTATTAATCCACCTGAGATGAGAATTTGTAAACGAGAAAATTTTTGTGAATTAATCAAATTAATCGAACCTTGTCCAGAAGATATTATAATTGTGGCGACAGGAAGACTAACGACGCTTGCTACGTTATTTTTATTGTATCCCAATATAATGGATCGTATTTGTTCGTATTATATAATGGGCGGTGCTTTCCTATTTCCAGGTAATGTTACACCAGTATCTGAAGCGAATTTTTATGGTGATCCAATTGCAGCAAATATTGTTATGAAATATGCGAAAAACGCTAGTATATACCCGTTAAATGTAACACAGGGCGCGCTTATTACGCCTGAAATGGCCAATATAATAGATAAACAAGGAACTGGACAGGCGAAACTCATTAAACCAATGATTGATTTTTATTATGAGAACTTCTATAAAAAAGAATATCCGGGTATTGGTGGAAGCCCTATACACGATTTACTACCGTTTGTCTCGTTTATAAATGATAGTATTTTTGAATATAAAAAATCGGCAGTGTGGATTAGTACGACAAATGATGTGACTAGGGGCCAAAGTGTAGCTGACTTTAGAAAAATAGCTGAACCAACAAGGTTTGATGGTCGGCCGATTCAAAGAATTGCTGTTGGTTTTAACTATCCTGCTTTTAAAGAAGAGTTTATGCGAACAATATTGAAGCCAGATTGTCCTTAA
- a CDS encoding DUF3970 family protein, with product MIRVRIEGTEEEMLEFMGKMPDIPGFEKTHMREPRKGNNPKYDSSKNVLAYLSYKKIEVANK from the coding sequence ATGATTCGTGTACGCATTGAAGGTACTGAGGAAGAAATGCTTGAATTTATGGGGAAAATGCCGGACATTCCTGGATTTGAAAAGACACATATGAGAGAGCCGAGAAAAGGAAATAACCCGAAATACGATTCGAGTAAAAATGTACTAGCATATTTGTCTTATAAAAAGATTGAAGTCGCCAATAAATAG
- a CDS encoding class I SAM-dependent methyltransferase, with protein MSKEELVKKQFGSNADKYVNSKIHAKGQDLQYVVQQVASRHNNRLLDVATGGGHVANMLAPMFEEVVALDLTEQMLEEAKGFIKQNGHGNVSFVVGNAEDLPFADHFFDTITCRIAAHHFTNPAQFIFEVNRTLENNGLFILIDNVSPENNEYDTFYNFIEKKRDPSHERALKKTEWLTLLEKNGLQMQSCLTFDKKFDFDWWCNMMNVPVQKREKLTECMMKAPNEMKGYFNIQFKNNKVDSFYTEMAMFICKKSTTLKR; from the coding sequence TGAAAAAACAGTTTGGTAGTAATGCCGATAAGTATGTGAATAGTAAAATACATGCTAAAGGACAGGACTTACAATATGTAGTTCAACAAGTTGCGTCTCGCCATAATAATCGTCTTCTTGATGTTGCTACTGGTGGCGGACATGTTGCGAATATGTTAGCACCTATGTTTGAAGAAGTAGTTGCACTTGATTTAACAGAACAGATGTTAGAAGAAGCAAAAGGTTTTATAAAGCAGAATGGTCATGGAAATGTGTCTTTTGTAGTAGGAAACGCAGAGGATTTACCATTTGCAGACCATTTTTTTGATACAATTACATGCCGGATTGCAGCCCATCATTTTACGAATCCGGCTCAATTTATTTTTGAAGTAAATCGTACGTTGGAGAATAATGGATTATTCATCTTAATAGATAATGTTTCGCCAGAAAATAATGAATATGATACATTTTATAATTTTATAGAAAAAAAGCGGGACCCAAGTCATGAACGAGCTCTAAAAAAGACAGAATGGCTTACTTTATTAGAAAAAAACGGTTTGCAAATGCAGTCATGTCTTACTTTTGATAAGAAGTTTGATTTTGACTGGTGGTGTAATATGATGAATGTCCCTGTACAAAAGCGTGAAAAATTAACAGAATGTATGATGAAAGCGCCAAACGAAATGAAGGGATATTTTAATATTCAATTTAAAAATAATAAAGTAGATTCATTCTATACTGAAATGGCTATGTTTATATGTAAAAAAAGTACAACATTAAAAAGATAA